The Candidatus Binataceae bacterium DNA segment GCGCATCGAGCCGCGGAACTGATCCCGCTCAAGCGCGATCCACGGCGGCACGCCGCGGCGCTGCGACATCTCGATTGCCTCAACAATCACCTTTTTCGTGCGGCTGCGGTTGGCCACGCTCACCATCTCGCCCACGTCCAGCAGATAGGAAGGCACCGTAACCGGCTTGCCGTCCACTTCAATATGGCCGTGGCGCACGACCTGGCGCGCCTGCGCAAGCGAACTGGCAAACCCGAGCCGGTACACCATGCTGTCGAGCCGGCGCTCCAGCAGCACCAGCAGGTTGTCGCCGGTGACGCCGGGCATCCGCTCGGCCATCTCGAAGTAGTGCTTGAACTGGGTCTCCATTAAACCATAGATCCGCCTGACTTTCTGCTTCTCGCGCAGGCGAATCGCAAACTCGGAGAACCGCGTGCGGGCCTGTCCGTGCGCACCGGGCGGATAATTGCGCCGCTCGATCGCGCATTTGTCCGTGTAGCAGCGCTCGCCCTTCAAAAAGAGCTTGAGCCCCTCGCGCCGGCACAACCGGCATACCGCTCCCAGGTACCTTGCCACCCTTGTTCTCCTAAACGCGGCGCCGCTTGGGCGGCCGGCATCCGTTGTGCGGGATCGGAGTCACGTCCTTGATCGAAATGACCGAAAGGCCCGCCGCCTGCAGCGCGCGCACCGCCGACTCGCGTCCTCCGCCCGGGCCCTTGACGTACACCACCACCGCGCGCATTCCGACGTCGCTGACCTTGCGCGCCGCGGCCTCTGCCGCCATCTGCGCGGCGAACGGCGTGCCCTTGCGCGATCCCTTGAAGCCGACCGATCCGGCGCTCGCCCATGCCACCACCAGACCCTGCTGGTCCGCGATGGTGACGATCGTGTTGTTGAAGGTCGCATGCACGTGCGCGACGCCCTCGGGCACCGTGCGCCGCGTGCGCCGCCGCCGCGGCGCAGGCGCCGCCGCAGCCGCAGCGGGTGCTCCAGGAGCCGCCGCGGGCGCGCCACCCCCTCCGGCGGATTTTTCAGCGCCCCCGGACGGCTCGGCGCCGCTCTGGGTCTTTCCCGCCGCGGGCCTCGTTTCCTTGTTTTCGTCAGCCATCAGGCTTGCTTGCTCTCCTGCGCTTGGACCGATATTTCAGGCCGATAGGTTGTGCCACGAATTTTCAATCGGCGGATATCCTGTCCGACTCCGCCCTAACCCTTGGAGGGCGCCTGTTTTTTGCCCGCCACGACCTTGCGCGGGCCCTTGCGCGTGCGGGCGTTGGTATGTGTCCGCTGGCCGCGCGCGGGCAAACCGCGCCGATGACGGATACCGCGGTAGCATCCGAGATCCATCAGCCGCTTGATCGATTGCTGCACTTCGCGCCGCAGGTCGCCCTCGACCTTGTACTTCTCGTCGATAACGTTGCGGATGCGCACTTGCTCGTCGGCGCCCAGGTCGTCGCTGTTGCGCGCCGAATCGACTCTGGCCTCGGCCAGGATCTTCAGCGCCGCGCTGCGGCCGATTCCATAGATGTAGGTAAGCGCGACTTCCATCCGCTTGTGATGCGGCAATTCAACTCCCGCGATACGTGCCATGCGACGACTCTCCTTGTTCCCTGTTTTCCCCGGTTTCCCCGTAAGATGCGCTCAGCGCGGCTCAGCCCTGGCGCTGCTTGTGACGCGGGTTCGAGGAACACAGGATGCGCACCACGCCCTGGCGGCGCACAACCTTGCAATTCTTGCAAATCTTCTTAACTGAGGCCCTGACTTTCATCGCATTTTGTCCGCTTCGCTGTGCGGCCGTTTCCCTGTTTCAAGCCTTTCTGTCCAGTCGTTGTGCCCGAATTCCTAGCGCATCCGATAAGTGATGCGCCCGCGCGTCAGATCGTACGGTGACAATTCCACGGTGACCCGGTCGCCCGGCAGGATCTTGATGTAGTGCATGCGCATCTTGCCTGAAATATGGGCCAACACCCGATGTCCGTTCTCGAGCGACACCCGAAACATCGCGTTGGGGAGCGCTTCGAGCACCGTGCCCTGTACCTCGATCGCGTCTCCCTTAGACATGCGCCACTTCGCTCAAAATCTGCGGCCCGCGATTCGTTATCGCAATCGAATGCTCGAAATGCGCCGACAGCTTTCCGTCGGCGGTCACTGCCGTCCAGCCGTCGTCCAGGATGCGCAGTTCGGCCGTTCCCTGGTTGATCATCGGCTCGATCGCAAGCGCCATCCCTTCCTGCAGCCGCGGATTCGGCATTCCGCGCCGCACATAGTTCGGCACCTGCGGCTCCTCGTGGAGGCTTCGCCCGATACCGTGGCCGGCGAACTCGGTCACGACCGAAAAGCCCGCGCTCTCGGCGGTATGCTGCACGGCGCGCGCGATATCGCTTATCCGGTTGCCGACCTGCGCCTGCTCGATCCCCGCATACAGCGCCTCGCGCGTGACGCGCAGCAAGTGCTCGGCCTGATTGGAGATCTTGCCGACCGGGACAGTGCGCGCCGCGTCGCCGTAAAAGCCCTGATAAACCACGCCGAAGTCGAGTCCCACGATATCACCCGGCCGCAGCCGCCGGCCCGACGGGATGCCGTGAACGATCTCCTCGTTTATCGACACGCAGAGCGTCTTGGGATACACCACGTTGTGCGGCTTGTATCCCTTGAACGCCGGCCGCGCCCCCTTGCGATAGGTCAGCTCCTCCGCGAGCCGGTCGAGCTCGTCCGTAGTGATCCCGGGTTTGACCGCACCCGCCAGCTCTTCGAGGATTTCGGCCACGATCATGCTCGCCCTATGC contains these protein-coding regions:
- the rpsD gene encoding 30S ribosomal protein S4 codes for the protein MARYLGAVCRLCRREGLKLFLKGERCYTDKCAIERRNYPPGAHGQARTRFSEFAIRLREKQKVRRIYGLMETQFKHYFEMAERMPGVTGDNLLVLLERRLDSMVYRLGFASSLAQARQVVRHGHIEVDGKPVTVPSYLLDVGEMVSVANRSRTKKVIVEAIEMSQRRGVPPWIALERDQFRGSMRALPARADLTMPVSEKLIVEHYSR
- the rpsM gene encoding 30S ribosomal protein S13 — translated: MARIAGVELPHHKRMEVALTYIYGIGRSAALKILAEARVDSARNSDDLGADEQVRIRNVIDEKYKVEGDLRREVQQSIKRLMDLGCYRGIRHRRGLPARGQRTHTNARTRKGPRKVVAGKKQAPSKG
- the rpmJ gene encoding 50S ribosomal protein L36, with translation MKVRASVKKICKNCKVVRRQGVVRILCSSNPRHKQRQG
- the infA gene encoding translation initiation factor IF-1 codes for the protein MSKGDAIEVQGTVLEALPNAMFRVSLENGHRVLAHISGKMRMHYIKILPGDRVTVELSPYDLTRGRITYRMR
- the map gene encoding type I methionyl aminopeptidase, with product MIHLKNSEEIALMHRASMIVAEILEELAGAVKPGITTDELDRLAEELTYRKGARPAFKGYKPHNVVYPKTLCVSINEEIVHGIPSGRRLRPGDIVGLDFGVVYQGFYGDAARTVPVGKISNQAEHLLRVTREALYAGIEQAQVGNRISDIARAVQHTAESAGFSVVTEFAGHGIGRSLHEEPQVPNYVRRGMPNPRLQEGMALAIEPMINQGTAELRILDDGWTAVTADGKLSAHFEHSIAITNRGPQILSEVAHV